The Brienomyrus brachyistius isolate T26 unplaced genomic scaffold, BBRACH_0.4 scaffold52, whole genome shotgun sequence sequence ACACACCAGGGAAACACTGACCAGAGGAACCCAGGGACCAAGGGGGAACACCGGAGACACAAGAGGATGAGGAACAGACACAGGAGGCACAAAACAAGGAGGCAGGACGGCAGAGGATGGGGGAAAATGGGGAGTCCAAGGGAACAGCAGCGGGCGAGGGTTTGTAGCCGAAGGGGCCGCAGGCGACCATAAGGCCGGAGCTGAAGGGGACCCTGCAAGGGGAGAGGAGATAGGCGAAGGGACAGGCGGAAAGGTGAGGAGGAAGTCAGAGTGGGGCACCAGGGGAGGCAAGGAGGGAGATAGAGGGGACCACGGGGCAGGGAAGGAGGCGAAGGCGCCATCCACCAACGAGCTGGAGTGGTGGGAAccacaggcgaccgaggagtcgATGCAGGGGAACCCACCGGCGACCAACAAGGTTCGAAGGCAGAAACCAAAGGCTGCCGACAAGTCTTTGGAGggagacccgcaggcgaccgctaAACAGGAACCAGAGCACCCGTTGACGCCGCCTGAGCCCCAGACAAGACGAGTGAGGGCGAGTCAGGGGCAGGGTGGGCGTGTCCTCTTCCCTTTCGGGACACTGAAAGATGGAGAACTGGCCGGGATCCACCGCGCTGGGGTGATGGTGAAGGAGTCGTTCCCCTGGAGGGGTTCATTGGGGCCATCAACAAAATCCCCAAGCGGTTCCATTCgagctcctcctctccctccatcaaGGAAGAAGGAGCGATGGTCAGGCAGCCTGGGACCTCTTtggggacagggactggagtcCTAGGAGCTGGTGGTGCCGGAGCTGGGTCAGGAACTGGGGAGACTGGAGCAGGAGGTACAATGGGTGGATCAGGCACGAGTGGAGCAAGGACGTCAGCTACTGGGGCCGGAGCCTCtatgggaggcgtgtcagcaggcgggccggagcctctgtgggaggcgtgtcagtaggcggggccggagcctctgtgggaggcgtgtcagctaccggggccggagcctctgtgggaggcgtgtcagctactggggccggagcctctatgggaggcgtgtcagctactggggccggagcctctgtgggaggcgtgtcagcaggcggggccggagcctctgtgggaggcgtgtcagccgccggggccggagcctctgtgggaggcgtgtcagccgccggggccggagcctctgtgggaggcgtgtcagccggcggggccggagcctctgtgggaggcgtgtcagcaggcggggccggagcctctgtgggcggCGTGTCAACAGGTGGGCTGGAGCCTCTGTGGGCGGCGTGTCAACAGGTGGGCTGGAGCCTCTGTGAgaggcgtgtcagcaggcggggccggagcctctgtgggatgcGTGTCAGTAggcggggccggagcctctgtgggaggcgtgtcagcaggcggggccggagcctctgtgggaggcgtgtcagtaggcggggccggagcctctgtgggaggcgtatCAGCTGCCGGGGCCGGAGCTTCGGTGGGAGACGTGTCAGCCAGCgaggccggagcctctgtgggcggGGCATCAGCTGCTGGGACTGGAGCCTCTGTGGGCAGGTCAGACAGGCTAGGAACCGCGGGGGGCAGAACGTCGGCCACCAGGACTGGAACTCCGTCGGATGGCGCAGCATGGGCCTCTGAGAGTACCGTTGCAGCAGCTGTGACTGGAACTCCGTTGGGGCGGCGCTTAAGCTGCCGGGGTTGGAGCCTCACTGGGTGGTGTGTTAGCCGCCAGGCCTAGCAGGTGAGGAACTTTAGAAACTGGTAGGACAGGCAGGTCAGGAACGGATTGAACAGTCAAGTCACACAGAaaatttgccagtgttaaattgacACTCTATGGTGTCAATTGAACACTATAAGAGCTAATAAAACTTAACACTATACAACAACACTCATTCCACTctgtaaaatgttaaatataacacTGATTTGGTGAGAATgatataaacaccatgcagtgttaatttaacactggaaaACTTGTTGTGCTGGGACATCAACTATTGCCTCCAGAGTTGGCACCGTAAGAGTAGGCGCTGCCCCTTTTAGAGCCATCGGGAcatgcaggatagtatcccatactgccctggccccctaattagccaggcctgcctcccggaagtggtaagctgctagcggcggcagctctgtgagggcgatgcgggctttgggcacctgcaggatagtatcccatactgccctggccccctaattagccaggcctgccccccggaagtggtaagctgctagcggcggcagctctgtgagggcgatgcaggctttgggcacctgcaggatagtatcccatactgccccggccccctaattagccaggcctgcctcccggaagtggtaagctgctagcggcggcagctctgtgagggcgatgcaggctttgggcacctgcaggatagtatcccatactgccctggccccctaattagccaggcctgcctcccggaagtggtaagctgctagcggcggcagctctgtgagggcgatgcaggctttgggcacctgcaggatagtatcccatactgccctggccccctaattagccaggcctgcctcccggaagtggtaagctgctagcggtggcagctctgtgagggcgatgcaggctttgggcacctgcaggatagtatcccatactgccccggccccctaattagccaggcctgcctcccggaagtggtaagctgctagcggcggcagctctgtgagggcgatgcgggctttgggcacctgcaggatagtatcccatactgccctggccccctaattagccaggcctccctcccggaagtggtaagctgctagcggtggcagctctgtgagggcgatgcaggctttgggcacctgcaggatagtatcccatactgccatggccccctaattagccaggcctgcctcccggaagtggtaagctgctagcggcagctctgtgagggcgatgcgggctttgggcacctgcaggatagtatcccatactgccccggacccctaattagccaggcctgccccccggaagtggtaagctgctagcggcggcagctctgagggtgatgcaggctttgggcacctgcaggatagtatcccatactgccccggacccctaattagccaggcctgccccccggaagtggtaagctgctagcggcggcagctctgagggcgatgcgggctttgggcacctgcaggagcgCAGCGACGGTGATGTCCGGGGTGAACCCTGCCGGGTTCCGGATTGGGAGGGGTACCTTCTGATATCCGGTGGGGAGAGAAGCTGCGGAGACAGAGACAGCTCCCAGGAAGATGATCGGTTCTTCCGCCAGTCTCTTCTCCTTtggcttctttttcttcttcctccGGTGGCTGTCGGCAGAGGTTGGACCGTCTCCAGGAGGACGGACGGCGTCTCGGCAGCTTCTGCCTTGTGTAGCGTGATAACCAAACCTTTCATACAGGAATCTTAATTTTATGTCGCACAGTTTATTTCACAAGAAATCTAACTGTAAACAAGCCTGTTTGCATGAAGAGCTTCATGGCAGGTTAAGTAGAAGACTGATCAACTGAAGGTTTAATGTGATGCTGCTCACagtatatgaattatatttatataatgaaggtttgtttcctctcactgtccacagtgtcctgatgaagagagcagactcccctgtacccagctgtctttccatgaagagtgacaggtcaatggagCCCCCACTcgacttcagagagggaccttttgcTCCAGAtcaaatgtaaatgtgtgttttaacaaacattgtttaaaacacCCAGACTCTCACTTAAAAGGCACACAGGCACATTCAAGCTATGATAAAAACAATTTTAACTTTTACAAATCCTATTATCTTTGAGAATTTAAGGTTAGTCTGTAttctatacagtatataaagtACATCAGAGGTAAAAGGAAGAGGATTATTGTAAAGACTGACTTCCTTTGAGCCAAAATTGAAAATTggattaaaaatttaaattctCAGTATAAAGTTTAAAAAATCAGACTGACCTGCACAATGCTGGATGTACATTAAGAAAGACTAGACAAAAAATCCtcttcttctggggggggggggtgtttttgtTTTAGTTGTTCAGTTTAGTTGTTTACGTGTGACAGTTACACATGGTCCTGACATATCTGTATAATTAATATTACACTCATTAATCATTGGAGACTGATTTCAGTTGTGCCAGTTGATTTTTATAGTACAGTATTTCCTTCTCATTTAGATGTGATTACTACAGTTAGTCAATATGCTGGGCAAACTCAAACATGCTGTTGTAATCAGTTACCTAGGAGTTTTTAATTGGAATATTTTTACATTGAATCCATAATTGAACTATGGACAGAAGATAAACACTATGGCCTCCTTTCCACCAACGTGGTGCCGGTTCCGGACTTTTTACTGATCCAGAATTTGTTCCGAATTTGGACCCGTAATATCAGTGAAAGTGGGCAGACTATCATGTCCAAACCTGCCTCATTCCCAGAACATTCAGCCCATAACtggtatagttttgtctaaCATCAGCAGAGCCGGAGTTGTGCACAACAGCAGCAGTGAAACATGCTGTCAGCTTATTAGCAGAACAGCGTtacatctttttttattttgtgaaaaacaaaagatggatctgctggccagatttaataacaaATTATAAACATTTTGCAGGTCTAATACATAAGATATTGTGCTGCTTGACTGGCGAAGAGATAATGACAGTGGCAGTTCTAGACCGGGGGCCAGACTAGTGCCAGTTGTTCTGTTAGGGAgggcagatgcatttgaccATAATGTCCTTCAGGAACTACTTACACTAGATTACCAGCATTTAGAAGCAAAAGACGATCTCAATAACCGAGGTTATTTATGCAGTGCTTTGCAGTCACATTTTACgttgtttataaatatgtaactCGTTTTGATTTCTTAGACTGTCTTGCTTCAATGAACTTAATTATTTTGTCAGTTTTTAACTTTGCTTTTCACCACCTGAAGCGTCTCGCCCCCCCCAGCATACCCACGTTAGGAGGCCATCAAAAAATGCTTACATTTGTGTTATACCTGTTCCcagcacacagaggtttagcctacATATTTaaaggtaaataataataataataataataataataataataataataataataatacagaataAAACAGAAACTCGTGGAAACACTGGCAGGTTCTCATAAAGCACCAAGCCAGAACCAGCCCTGCACTGGtctcagcatccctgttggtgGAAACGAGAGCTGTGTACCTCAGTGTCAAAATGTGtttctgaaactgctgatgTTGAGCTTCCTGTCAAAGACCATCGTAAATTCTTAGGCTGTTTACAGAGTTTGTTAACTATGGATAGTGAATCAAATGCTGTTAGTTAGCTCTGCTAATTAAGCTGAATTCTGTTTCAAAATTAAGTTAATCTGTCTAAATGTCACTTGGTCAAAAGGGCTGAATAGCAAACTGTctgtcctgcctgctgtgtgtctctccgtggtggagcaggatgtcactggttctcttctgctgttAGGAGAAGGTTGATATTCTGAAGCCGCCTTAATGAATAAAGCTTAAAATGGCATCTTACATCTTTACACATTAAAATATACAACTAGGTTATTCTTTGTCGGCAGCAAGAGCACTTTTAATGGGGaccattacagactttctgttatATTTGTGTAGATGATTTGAGGTTTTAGTATTTTTCTGCCTTATTGACAGAGAGCAAATGGATGAATGCAGATCAGATCTACAGgataaatcgggtttatcatccatattgaaggtttgtatttattgctgatatatattttcttaagTATCATGTGAATTGGCTTACATTTTATACAGTTGTACAAGAGGAAACTAATTCAAATGAAactgaaaaggtttggtgtaaCGAGCAGTAGTTAACTGTGACTGTGGATTTTAGTCAGtagaggaaaatgctgtgaagttcctgaaggatgagctgaagaagatcatgaggtacctagatcagaattacccagaatcctctgggcctcagctggaggaggacaatgacctggactgtgatggtcagatgcagaagacctgtggtagagagggagctctgaagatcacactgtacatcctgaggaccatgaagcaaaatgatcttgctgacctgctggacaagagtaagagctgtatctcattctgtgtgtgtttgttttgccACAGAAAAATAGTctataataaaaacatgcaataaacttcagtttatcatttaacctcattttatttagtttcgcttatctgagtaaaaaatgtgttttttgaaaACTCTGTGCATTTACGttactttaatttaatttcagggCATCTTCTGTCGCAATGTCAGCGCAGAATCAAATGCAACTTGACCaagcaatttgagtgtgtatttgaagggaaagctaaggaaggacagccaatacTTCTCagggagatttacacagaactctacataactgaaggtgggactggagcagtcaatgaggaacatgaagtgagacagattgaaacagcatccaagaaaaggcgaacagaagatactacagtcaagtgcaatgatatatttaaacccttatgtgggcgtgagacacctatcagaactgtactcactaaaggggtggcaggtatcgggaaaacagtctctgtgcagaaatttattctcgaatgggcagaaggaaaagcaaaccaggatgttcacttcatatttgctcttcctttccgggacctgaatttgattaagggtgaatacagtctgattgaactgcttcaccactttgtcccagaactgaaattatttcaatccactgagctgtttaggtacaaagtcttgttcatctttgatggcctggatgagtgtcgccttcctctggattttcacaacaatgagagctggtttgatgtaacaaagaaaacatcactggatgggctgttgactaacctcatcaaggggaatctgctgccatccgctctcctctggataacctcccggccagcagcagccaatcagatacctgctaagtgtgtccaccaggtgacagagatacgagggttcagtgatgcccagaaggaggagtatttcaagaagagatttaatgatcagagcctggccagcaggattatcacacatgtgaaatcatcaaggagcctcttcaccatgtgccacatacctgtgttctgctggatttcagccactgtgcttaagaggctttttactgagaatgacaggggagaaattccaaggactctgactgaaatgtacacacacttcctgatctttcagacaagtttaaaaaatgacaagaatATGAAAAAACATGAAACTAAGCTTAAGCAAAACAGCAagcaattccttttaaaacttggtaaacttgcttttgacaaccttgagaaaggccatctcatattttatgagcaagatctgacagagaatgacattgatgtcgctgaaacttcagtttactctggagtctgcacagaagtctttaaagaggagtatgggttgtaccaggagaaggtgtactgctttgtgcatctgagcatccaggagtatctcgctgctttatatgtgtttctgtcaaactcatcaactgacctgctgaagactgcagtggatcaggcattagagagcaagaatggacacttggacctctacctccgcttcctcctgggcctctcaacagactccagtaagactctgttacaaaaacTACTGGGGCCGACAGAAACCAGCTCACATACCATTATGGAAACAGtccaatacatccatccatccatttgccaaaccgcttatccgtcagggttgcggggagtctggagcctattccggaagcaatgggcacaaggcagggaacaacccaggacggggggccagtccatcatagtaccccaatacatcaaggagaaaatacaggagaatttatctccagaaaggaccatcaacctgttccactgtctgactgaactgggtgacaattctctagtagaggaagtacaaagatacctgaattcaggaaacatttcagcaaatgacctctcacctgcacagtactcagctctggcctttgtgatgctgatgtcagatgaggagctggatgtgtttgacctgaagaaatacatcagatcggataaacagcactgcaggctgctgcctgtggtcaagaactccaggacggctctgtaagtgacgtggggatgggaaatcatgtctggtctggcagtaatacatgaatattgtttgaaatgtgtaatatatattatatttctcctcatggattaataagtgagttttattttgataatcacagctatagctgtttgtatagcagtagctaatcttgaccacagactttataatgactgaaggtagtgatgtcactttttgtttgttactacgtttccattcccatccagtctgccttctgatcacaggcacagcatcctaacctgctatagaaacagtgagggctctttatccacagggtgtatcagtggtatgtgagtgttattgtcagcaggcgtgttcatgtgatggagcccagagctgggagcttctgtatgactgctgtctctggctgctcactggcgccctctgctggcctcagttgcacctggctgaggatgtgacgacacatctagtccagcagaaataaatatacattgtttaaaatataaaatgaatatgtatatatgtaggggcagcatgatggtgcagtggttagctctgttgcctcacacctctgggaccctggttcgagtctccacctgggtcacatgtgtgcggagtttgcatgttctccccctgtcatcgtggggtttcctccgggtactccagtttccccccacagtccaaaaacatgctgagactaattggagttactaaattcaattggagttactaagtccaaaaacatgctgaggctaattggagctactaaattgcccgtaggtgtgtgggtgaatggtgtgtgagtgtgccctgcgatggactggcccccccatcctgggttgttccctgcctcgtacctattgcttctgggataggctccggaccccccgcgacccagtaggataagcggtttggaaaatggatgaatgaatgtatatatgtaatttatttcccctcttttatcaacaaggttccattttaatctagtttatattaactgaaggtagtgatgtagtaaaaa is a genomic window containing:
- the LOC125723830 gene encoding NACHT, LRR and PYD domains-containing protein 3-like yields the protein MEEPASEMSPSMERKTKGTESVLMKRADSPVPSCLSMKSDRSMEPPLDFREGPFAPDQIEQMDECRSDLQDKSGLSSILKSVEENAVKFLKDELKKIMRYLDQNYPESSGPQLEEDNDLDCDGQMQKTCGREGALKITLYILRTMKQNDLADLLDKRHLLSQCQRRIKCNLTKQFECVFEGKAKEGQPILLREIYTELYITEGGTGAVNEEHEVRQIETASKKRRTEDTTVKCNDIFKPLCGRETPIRTVLTKGVAGIGKTVSVQKFILEWAEGKANQDVHFIFALPFRDLNLIKGEYSLIELLHHFVPELKLFQSTELFRYKVLFIFDGLDECRLPLDFHNNESWFDVTKKTSLDGLLTNLIKGNLLPSALLWITSRPAAANQIPAKCVHQVTEIRGFSDAQKEEYFKKRFNDQSLASRIITHVKSSRSLFTMCHIPVFCWISATVLKRLFTENDRGEIPRTLTEMYTHFLIFQTSLKNDKNMKKHETKLKQNSKQFLLKLGKLAFDNLEKGHLIFYEQDLTENDIDVAETSVYSGVCTEVFKEEYGLYQEKVYCFVHLSIQEYLAALYVFLSNSSTDLLKTAVDQALESKNGHLDLYLRFLLGLSTDSSKTLLQKLLGPTETSSHTIMETVQYIHPSICQTAYPSGLRGVWSLFRKQWAQGREQPRTGGQSIIVPQYIKEKIQENLSPERTINLFHCLTELGDNSLVEEVQRYLNSGNISANDLSPAQYSALAFVMLMSDEELDVFDLKKYIRSDKQHCRLLPVVKNSRTALLNSCDLIDKHCEVLTSALRSNSSPLRELDLSDNNLEDSGVKLLSAALEDLHCILEILRLSGCRVTEEGCSSLASALRSNPSHLRELDLSYNHPGDSGVKLLSALLVDPSCKLEKLQVCWCELTEKCCEALASALRSNSSPLRELDLSDNDLQDSGVKLLSAGLGDLHCKLEILRLSGCRVTEEGCSSLASALRSNPSYLRELDLSYNHPGDSGVKLLSAVLKDPSCKLEKLHVDHGGECRTRPGLQKYSCHLTLDPNTANRFLSLSGGNRKVTRGAEQPYPDHPERFDDWCPQVLCRESLTGRCYWETEWDGDEGWIGVTYKGIGRKGGSYDCQLGDSDKSWCLYCDTVSYSVWHNNKETLISIEPSGSRRVGVYLDWGAGALSFYRVSSDGLTPLHRFTSSFTESLYPGFGVYRNSSVSL